A single Filimonas effusa DNA region contains:
- a CDS encoding porin family protein: MKKILLAVLMIPISLFCCAQYYDDSPQLVISSDAALLLNKPVSTTNYPGVGATAKITIPTGNFSDIVLIGSLMSFRGKEVVKGNKTVKAQARNLLPLLIGYRRYLNPLYNYNTWYIEPRVGLTLDGTKNRAITVGAALGYLINNKIDLSIRYQSFGGSEYAHLSFLGLNIGYGFSLH; this comes from the coding sequence ATGAAAAAAATTTTGCTGGCAGTTCTTATGATTCCGATATCCTTGTTTTGTTGTGCACAATATTATGATGATTCACCTCAATTGGTAATAAGTTCTGATGCAGCATTGTTGTTAAATAAACCAGTTTCCACCACTAACTACCCAGGAGTGGGAGCCACAGCCAAAATAACTATACCAACGGGAAATTTTAGTGATATTGTACTTATAGGATCCCTAATGAGCTTTCGTGGTAAAGAGGTCGTAAAAGGGAACAAGACAGTAAAAGCACAAGCCCGCAATCTATTACCTCTGCTGATAGGATACCGTAGATATTTAAATCCTTTATATAATTATAACACTTGGTATATTGAACCCCGCGTTGGATTAACATTAGATGGCACAAAAAATAGAGCAATTACAGTTGGAGCTGCATTAGGATATCTTATAAATAATAAAATAGATTTGTCGATTCGTTACCAGTCTTTCGGAGGAAGCGAATATGCACATCTATCATTTCTTGGTCTTAATATAGGCTATGGGTTTAGCCTCCATTAA
- a CDS encoding polysaccharide biosynthesis/export family protein, which produces MFRTLVAGLLLPLVLFVFVTSCNVNKNVTYFRDIPDTLSSPFLTKNAALFHDPVIKSNDLLQVSIQTLESNENGLYGGSSLPTTPLLPNLSTISGNNAQAAQSYLVDKLGMIELPVIGKIKVGGMTSSAARDTIYSVAVKFYNTPIVSVRLANFSITVLGEVSRPGTYIVPNEKVSILDVLGMAGDLTIYGKRENVLLMKDSAGIKKAIRFDLTSTKTLQSPYFYLEQGDMVYVEPNKSRIASTDAVKTRNYTLIASILTVLIVLVTRI; this is translated from the coding sequence ATGTTTAGAACGCTTGTTGCAGGCTTATTATTGCCGCTGGTACTTTTTGTTTTTGTTACTTCTTGTAATGTAAATAAAAATGTTACTTATTTTAGGGATATACCTGATACTTTGTCAAGCCCATTTTTGACGAAAAATGCCGCACTTTTCCATGACCCCGTTATAAAATCTAATGACCTTTTACAGGTTTCCATACAAACTTTAGAGTCTAATGAAAACGGTTTGTATGGAGGAAGTTCTCTGCCAACTACTCCACTTCTACCTAATTTAAGCACAATATCTGGTAATAATGCTCAGGCTGCCCAAAGCTATTTAGTTGACAAATTGGGAATGATAGAGTTACCTGTTATAGGGAAAATAAAAGTTGGGGGAATGACGAGCAGTGCAGCACGTGATACCATTTACTCGGTAGCGGTTAAATTTTATAATACGCCTATAGTAAGTGTTCGCCTTGCTAATTTCTCTATTACTGTCTTGGGAGAGGTTAGTCGCCCGGGTACCTACATTGTACCAAATGAAAAAGTGAGTATACTTGACGTCTTAGGTATGGCGGGAGATTTAACGATCTACGGCAAGAGAGAGAATGTTTTATTAATGAAAGACTCCGCCGGAATTAAAAAAGCAATTCGTTTTGATCTTACATCAACTAAAACGCTGCAATCTCCTTACTTTTATCTTGAGCAAGGAGATATGGTATATGTTGAACCCAATAAATCCAGAATAGCTTCTACTGACGCGGTAAAAACGAGAAACTACACGTTGATAGCCTCAATCTTAACTGTCTTAATTGTTTTAGTTACAAGAATATAG
- the pssA gene encoding CDP-diacylglycerol--serine O-phosphatidyltransferase — protein sequence MNRLIPNLFTLLNLLFGCMAIVSIMQAGLTATVDAQTGTALVVLPEKIYWASVYIALAAVIDFLDGFVARLLKTSSELGKQLDSLADVVSFGVAPGLIAYQFLRYAYAQQENGLDISTLALLPAFIIPCAGAYRLARFNIDTSQAYGFKGVPIPAAGMLIASFPLIYWYAANAWTVELLLNKWFWYSVILVISYLMISRLPMMALKFQSTSFKDNWPKLVLVAVTLLSAVLLKWLAVPVVFLVYVILSLAVKKNNKQDLSYSS from the coding sequence ATGAATCGCCTTATCCCTAATTTGTTTACACTGCTCAACCTGCTTTTTGGCTGTATGGCTATCGTAAGCATTATGCAGGCTGGCCTTACCGCTACTGTAGATGCACAAACCGGTACTGCATTGGTAGTGCTTCCGGAAAAGATCTACTGGGCTTCTGTTTATATTGCACTGGCAGCAGTGATCGATTTCCTGGATGGTTTTGTGGCACGGCTTTTAAAAACCTCCTCCGAATTAGGCAAACAACTCGATTCTCTGGCCGATGTGGTAAGTTTTGGTGTAGCTCCCGGCCTCATAGCTTACCAGTTCCTGCGTTATGCTTATGCACAGCAGGAAAATGGTCTCGATATTTCTACCCTGGCGCTGCTGCCTGCGTTTATAATACCCTGTGCGGGCGCTTACAGGCTGGCGCGGTTCAATATCGATACCAGCCAGGCTTATGGCTTTAAAGGCGTGCCTATACCGGCCGCAGGTATGCTTATAGCGTCATTCCCATTGATCTATTGGTATGCAGCCAATGCATGGACGGTAGAACTGCTGTTGAACAAATGGTTCTGGTATAGCGTTATTTTGGTTATAAGCTACCTGATGATAAGCAGGCTGCCTATGATGGCGCTTAAATTCCAGTCCACCAGCTTTAAGGATAACTGGCCTAAACTGGTGCTGGTAGCAGTAACCCTGTTGTCTGCCGTTTTGTTGAAATGGCTGGCGGTTCCTGTTGTGTTCCTGGTGTATGTAATATTATCCCTGGCTGTTAAAAAAAACAATAAACAAGATTTATCATATTCCAGCTAA
- a CDS encoding GumC family protein, which produces MQSNQSAQYNINTPIQDGEQQEDAVIIQKFISMALGLWPWLLLSAIVCLAMAFLYYKSSTPMYKANASVLVQDDKKGSDMGANVDILQGLGLLLGKSNVDNELEIFKSRTLMEQVVKELQLNVKYFISGKVKKKEIFFYRPITLKLLEESYTSPKAATFEFKLDPEKNTFSIEDNDEIIKGKIGDTLQLKAGKVAVLPEKSLATWVKDESLTINVNTLDMTTRTYMGALDASIPNKLVSVIDLAFNETSPEKSELILNTLIKAYLKASVDDKSRMADSTVKFIDERLVLVFKELSDIEGSIEKFKTANKLTDVSEQTKILLENSSEYLKLQNEQEVELSIVNELEKFLKDNITNARAVPASLVMQDPNFIQLVQQYNKLQLERERMLMTQTAAHPAVLTLDKQLNNLRLELLSSIGSIKRGIETGMRELKKKTSRFETMVREVPSKERTFLDYSRQQAIKQELYLFLLKKREETAISKSSTIATARIIDEAKSSGVPFAPKKTAILLVGLVLGIAIPFGVVYVKSFFNNRVSSLSDISNLTRVPVLAEIGHNENEDNILAVTLNDRTVISEQFRSLRTNINFLLAGSDGCKTILITSSMSGEGKSFLSVNLASALALAGKKVALLEFDLRRPKISEKLNLMRNGFTNYIVSGRDDWKHFMQKPDIAQANFDVLSSGPIPPNPAELLMLPRTITFFNELKSSYDFIIIDTAPVGLVTDAQILSAYADITLFVVRHQYTHKNQIKLVEQLHSKRALPGINIIVNDIKLKKGGYGYGYGYGYGYGYGYGYGYGYGYDEKEKG; this is translated from the coding sequence ATGCAGTCCAATCAATCGGCTCAATACAACATAAATACTCCAATACAAGATGGCGAGCAACAGGAAGATGCAGTCATTATCCAGAAGTTTATAAGCATGGCCCTCGGCCTATGGCCATGGCTTTTATTGTCGGCAATAGTATGCCTGGCTATGGCTTTCTTATATTATAAGTCTTCTACTCCAATGTATAAAGCCAATGCGTCAGTTCTTGTTCAAGATGACAAGAAAGGGTCAGACATGGGAGCTAACGTCGATATACTTCAAGGATTAGGGCTATTACTAGGCAAGAGTAATGTCGATAACGAGCTTGAAATATTTAAAAGCAGGACATTGATGGAACAAGTTGTAAAGGAACTACAACTTAATGTGAAGTATTTTATTTCAGGTAAAGTTAAAAAGAAAGAGATTTTCTTCTATAGACCTATTACGCTTAAATTACTTGAAGAATCATATACATCGCCTAAAGCAGCAACATTTGAATTTAAGTTAGATCCGGAGAAAAATACTTTTTCTATAGAAGATAATGACGAAATCATTAAAGGCAAAATTGGTGATACCTTACAACTGAAGGCTGGGAAAGTTGCCGTTTTGCCAGAAAAAAGCTTAGCAACATGGGTTAAAGACGAAAGTCTTACAATCAATGTTAATACTCTTGACATGACTACTCGTACTTATATGGGTGCATTGGATGCCAGTATTCCCAATAAACTGGTTAGTGTAATTGATCTTGCGTTCAATGAAACTTCTCCGGAAAAAAGTGAATTGATTCTTAATACTTTAATTAAGGCATATTTAAAGGCAAGTGTTGATGACAAAAGCAGAATGGCTGACAGTACAGTCAAATTCATCGACGAACGTCTGGTTCTGGTTTTTAAAGAGTTATCTGACATAGAAGGAAGTATAGAAAAATTCAAAACAGCTAACAAGCTCACAGATGTAAGTGAACAAACCAAAATCCTGCTAGAAAATTCAAGTGAATATTTGAAGCTTCAGAACGAGCAAGAGGTAGAATTATCGATAGTTAATGAGTTAGAGAAATTTCTAAAAGATAATATAACCAATGCAAGAGCTGTACCAGCTTCGCTGGTTATGCAGGACCCTAACTTCATTCAGTTGGTACAGCAGTATAATAAACTGCAACTTGAGCGTGAGAGGATGCTAATGACGCAAACGGCGGCTCATCCTGCAGTGTTAACGTTAGACAAGCAATTGAACAACCTCAGGCTAGAGCTCCTGAGTAGTATCGGATCTATAAAACGTGGAATCGAGACTGGAATGCGGGAACTGAAGAAAAAGACTTCACGATTTGAGACGATGGTAAGAGAAGTGCCGTCTAAAGAAAGAACCTTTCTTGATTATTCTAGGCAACAGGCAATCAAGCAGGAATTATATCTTTTCCTTTTGAAAAAAAGAGAGGAAACTGCAATATCGAAATCTTCTACGATAGCAACTGCCCGAATCATTGATGAGGCTAAGTCTAGTGGAGTTCCTTTTGCTCCTAAGAAAACCGCTATTTTACTTGTAGGTCTGGTATTGGGTATTGCGATACCATTTGGTGTAGTGTACGTAAAAAGCTTCTTTAATAACCGTGTGTCATCTCTGTCAGATATATCTAACTTAACTAGGGTGCCAGTGTTAGCCGAAATCGGGCATAATGAAAATGAGGATAATATACTAGCTGTTACACTGAACGATAGAACTGTTATTTCTGAGCAATTTCGCTCTTTACGTACTAATATTAACTTTTTACTTGCCGGTAGTGACGGATGTAAAACAATTTTAATTACATCAAGCATGAGTGGCGAAGGAAAATCATTTTTATCTGTCAATCTTGCATCTGCTTTAGCATTGGCAGGTAAAAAAGTAGCTTTATTGGAATTCGATTTACGAAGACCTAAAATAAGCGAGAAGTTGAATTTAATGAGAAATGGCTTTACTAATTATATTGTTTCAGGGAGAGATGACTGGAAGCATTTTATGCAGAAGCCTGATATAGCTCAGGCAAATTTCGATGTTTTGTCGTCCGGCCCCATCCCTCCTAACCCGGCAGAGCTACTAATGTTGCCTAGAACAATCACGTTCTTTAATGAATTAAAGTCATCATATGATTTTATTATTATTGATACTGCTCCGGTTGGTTTAGTGACTGATGCTCAAATCTTATCTGCTTATGCCGATATAACCTTGTTTGTCGTGAGGCACCAATATACACATAAGAACCAAATTAAGCTTGTGGAACAATTACATTCAAAGCGTGCTTTACCTGGTATTAATATCATTGTCAATGATATTAAATTAAAGAAAGGTGGTTATGGTTATGGTTACGGCTATGGTTATGGCTACGGTTACGGTTACGGCTACGGTTATGGTTATGGTTATGATGAAAAGGAGAAGGGCTGA
- a CDS encoding M1 family metallopeptidase, protein MKGLLFTALTCVVVASVQAQPSRWQQRVHYQIDASLDVSKNLVNGQEKLTYWNNSPDTLNRIFIHLYWNAFQPNSMMDQRSIFLGKTLLGYDKNNKAVFDWDDRVRDRINNLKPDEIGFQKVQYVKIAGKEQQLVEHETILEVKLDKPLLPQSKTQFDIAFQAQVPLQVRRSGRDNAQGVRFSMSQWYPKIAEYDYQGWNANPYVAREFYGVWGDYEVNLTLNKEYLVAATGTLQNPDEVGHGYGKTTPASQSRSGNLTWRFSAPNVHDFVWAADPTYKLITRRPANGPLLYVVYKKDSIQEYNWQRMADTMQLAYPYMAKTFGPYPWKNYTFIQGGDGGMEYPMATLIKGPGVGTALHEWMHSWYQGLLATNESLYPWMDEGFTTYADTRVHSYLRKDSGFWYADAYDGYYRLVRSGREEPISTHADHYNTNYAYGNASYSKGCVFLAQLGYIVGEQTLDKILLEYYDQWKFKHPNPNDFIRIAEKLSNIELQWYKEYWVYTTKTIDYAVGDINLVNGKTELTIKKLGHMPMPIDVLVTYKDGSRELHYIPMNLMYGSKPATDAPAGAKWIEHGEWKWTQGEYQVVLDRNITEIKSVQIDPSLRLADVNRGNNSLVVPD, encoded by the coding sequence ATGAAGGGTTTATTATTTACAGCGCTTACCTGTGTGGTGGTGGCAAGTGTTCAGGCACAGCCAAGCCGCTGGCAGCAGCGTGTGCATTACCAGATTGATGCCAGCCTCGATGTGTCGAAGAACCTGGTAAACGGCCAGGAAAAACTCACCTATTGGAACAATTCTCCCGATACGCTCAACCGTATCTTTATCCATCTCTATTGGAATGCATTTCAGCCCAATAGCATGATGGACCAGCGGAGCATTTTCCTGGGCAAAACATTGTTGGGATACGATAAGAACAACAAAGCTGTATTCGACTGGGATGACCGTGTGCGTGACCGCATCAACAACCTGAAGCCCGATGAAATTGGTTTTCAGAAAGTACAATATGTAAAAATCGCGGGCAAAGAACAGCAACTGGTGGAGCATGAAACCATCCTGGAAGTAAAGTTGGATAAGCCCCTGCTGCCTCAATCGAAAACCCAGTTCGATATCGCTTTCCAGGCCCAGGTACCCCTACAGGTACGCCGCAGCGGCCGCGATAATGCGCAGGGCGTTCGTTTCAGTATGAGTCAATGGTATCCCAAGATCGCAGAATATGATTACCAGGGCTGGAATGCCAATCCTTATGTGGCCCGTGAATTTTATGGCGTATGGGGCGATTATGAAGTAAACCTTACCCTTAATAAGGAATACCTGGTAGCAGCCACCGGTACCCTTCAGAATCCGGATGAAGTAGGGCATGGCTACGGGAAAACAACGCCTGCCAGTCAGTCCAGGTCGGGTAACCTTACCTGGCGTTTTTCTGCACCCAACGTGCATGACTTTGTATGGGCGGCAGATCCCACCTATAAATTAATTACCCGCCGGCCGGCCAACGGCCCGCTGTTATATGTGGTGTATAAGAAAGACAGTATCCAGGAATATAACTGGCAGCGGATGGCCGATACCATGCAGCTGGCCTATCCTTATATGGCCAAAACCTTCGGCCCCTATCCCTGGAAAAATTACACCTTTATACAAGGTGGCGACGGCGGCATGGAATATCCGATGGCCACCCTCATCAAAGGCCCGGGCGTAGGCACCGCGCTCCACGAATGGATGCACAGCTGGTACCAGGGCCTGCTGGCTACCAATGAAAGCCTTTATCCCTGGATGGACGAAGGCTTCACTACCTATGCCGATACCCGTGTACATAGTTATCTCCGCAAAGATTCCGGTTTCTGGTATGCCGATGCCTACGATGGTTATTACCGTCTTGTCCGGAGCGGGCGTGAAGAGCCAATAAGTACGCATGCCGACCATTACAATACGAACTATGCTTATGGCAATGCGTCTTATAGCAAAGGATGTGTTTTCCTGGCGCAGTTGGGATATATCGTAGGAGAGCAAACCCTAGATAAAATACTGCTGGAGTACTACGATCAGTGGAAATTCAAGCATCCCAATCCCAACGACTTCATCCGTATTGCGGAAAAGCTGAGCAATATAGAGCTGCAGTGGTATAAAGAATATTGGGTGTATACAACCAAAACCATTGACTATGCCGTAGGCGACATCAACCTGGTAAATGGTAAAACTGAGCTGACCATCAAAAAGCTGGGTCACATGCCTATGCCAATAGATGTGCTGGTTACCTATAAAGATGGCTCCCGCGAGCTGCATTACATTCCCATGAACCTTATGTACGGTTCAAAGCCGGCTACCGACGCGCCTGCAGGTGCCAAATGGATTGAACATGGTGAATGGAAATGGACACAGGGAGAGTACCAGGTGGTGCTTGACAGGAATATTACGGAGATCAAGTCGGTGCAGATAGATCCGAGCCTGAGGCTGGCGGATGTGAACAGGGGGAATAATAGTTTGGTGGTGCCGGATTAG
- a CDS encoding mannose-1-phosphate guanylyltransferase: MKVIHVVLSGGVGSRLWPLSRKERPKQYLPIINEQSLFQLCANRNRTVTDELIVVGNCDNYLLSRKDLEASGIDNYFEIIEAIPRNTAAAIAFAAFSVSPHDILFITPADHLISGQGEYELSVKEAIKLAEKGFLVTFGLKPTKPETGFGYIEYSENDVISFREKPDLETAAFFVESGKFLWNSGMFCFKASVYLEELKKFQPAVFEKAMNAWNERNGSYLPKIESAEIPSVSVDYAVMEHSDKIKVIPASFEWSDLGSFGALWEYYEQNSGNEHLFLNKNLLLKEGNKRIEVVGLEGIIVIETKDAIMILPKERTQDVKLVYERIERECPELL, translated from the coding sequence ATGAAAGTTATTCATGTTGTCTTATCCGGCGGCGTAGGTAGCCGTTTATGGCCTTTGTCACGTAAAGAAAGGCCTAAACAGTATTTACCTATTATTAATGAGCAATCATTATTTCAACTTTGTGCCAATCGCAACAGAACTGTAACTGATGAGTTGATTGTAGTAGGTAATTGTGACAATTATCTTTTGTCCAGAAAAGATCTTGAAGCCTCTGGTATAGATAATTATTTTGAAATAATCGAGGCTATACCAAGGAATACTGCTGCGGCCATAGCTTTTGCTGCATTTTCTGTTTCCCCGCACGATATACTTTTTATTACGCCGGCAGATCACTTGATTAGTGGTCAAGGTGAGTATGAGCTTTCTGTGAAAGAAGCGATTAAACTGGCGGAGAAAGGCTTCCTTGTAACTTTTGGCTTAAAACCAACCAAACCTGAAACCGGATTTGGTTACATAGAATACTCTGAAAATGATGTTATTTCATTTCGAGAAAAGCCTGACTTAGAAACTGCTGCCTTTTTCGTAGAAAGTGGGAAATTCCTCTGGAATAGCGGTATGTTTTGTTTTAAAGCCTCTGTTTATCTGGAAGAATTAAAGAAGTTCCAGCCAGCCGTTTTTGAGAAGGCAATGAATGCCTGGAATGAGCGAAATGGATCCTATCTGCCTAAAATAGAAAGTGCAGAAATTCCTTCCGTAAGCGTCGACTATGCAGTAATGGAACATTCAGATAAAATCAAGGTTATCCCAGCTTCTTTCGAATGGTCGGACCTGGGATCGTTTGGCGCCTTATGGGAGTATTACGAACAAAACTCCGGTAACGAGCATCTGTTTCTTAATAAGAATTTGCTACTAAAGGAGGGCAATAAGCGTATAGAGGTAGTAGGATTAGAAGGAATAATTGTAATAGAAACCAAAGATGCTATCATGATTCTTCCTAAAGAAAGAACCCAGGATGTTAAACTTGTTTATGAGCGTATAGAAAGAGAATGCCCTGAGCTTCTCTAA
- the rsmI gene encoding 16S rRNA (cytidine(1402)-2'-O)-methyltransferase — MLFIVPTPLGNLKDITLRSLEVLQTVDVILCEDTRTSSKLLTHYNIHKPLYAYHQHNEHKIVVSLADQMESGRKMALITDAGTPGISDPAFLLVRECARRDIRVECLPGATAFVPALVNSGIPCNRFVFEGFLPLKKGRQTLMKKLAVEERTMVLYESPLRLVKTLNELISYLGPERQCCVSRELTKMFEENKRGSLQEVLAYYTAKPPKGEIVIVVAGFDS, encoded by the coding sequence ATGCTTTTTATAGTTCCAACACCCCTCGGTAATCTTAAAGATATCACCCTCCGTTCGCTCGAAGTATTGCAAACGGTGGATGTTATTCTTTGCGAAGACACAAGAACTTCTTCCAAATTACTTACGCACTACAACATCCATAAACCGCTGTATGCTTATCACCAGCATAACGAGCATAAGATAGTGGTATCCCTGGCCGACCAAATGGAATCGGGCAGGAAAATGGCATTGATCACTGATGCCGGTACACCTGGCATTTCTGATCCCGCATTTTTGCTGGTACGCGAATGCGCCCGCAGAGATATCAGGGTAGAATGTTTACCCGGCGCTACCGCCTTTGTGCCGGCGCTGGTAAATAGTGGTATTCCGTGCAACAGGTTTGTTTTCGAAGGGTTTCTGCCTCTGAAAAAAGGGAGACAAACCCTTATGAAGAAACTGGCTGTGGAAGAGCGTACCATGGTATTATATGAAAGTCCCCTAAGACTAGTGAAAACCCTGAACGAGCTAATAAGCTACCTTGGGCCGGAAAGACAATGTTGCGTTAGCCGGGAACTAACCAAAATGTTTGAAGAAAATAAACGAGGCTCCCTGCAGGAAGTCTTGGCATATTATACAGCGAAACCACCTAAAGGAGAGATCGTAATAGTGGTAGCTGGATTCGATTCTTGA